From a region of the Takifugu flavidus isolate HTHZ2018 chromosome 20, ASM371156v2, whole genome shotgun sequence genome:
- the dhx29 gene encoding ATP-dependent RNA helicase DHX29 — translation MGGKKKKSAAAQAGTSGAPSAATGSSGVVVSEEANKQLNSNKFTKPAKENKSKAPKTYSLSNTAQIDTGGNVDKSILKVNIQAELEKKIIKLINDFREENGDKGPISGRLTSKKLLDLYTALEKFKFKREHIEEAMKSSVLYGGDLHSALDWLCLNLKDDELPEGFSQQMQEESQKSRPRFQLPVQQKLTDLKPKATTQTTKVAEKDEAASMKDWILRYAEQSSEEEEEEEGEKRTLNPELEEKFDPNDRYLILTAQLYDAKEMAAAAKTKGDRAAQRMAQDRIRIIQQEMKPLEAHPMFNPAIKVSDIPQKEKKVVPVSEDKEDLSFKLFEQAEKETPAEKAVKKHEPKDIRNFDYTARSWTGKSPKQFLIDWVRKNLPKSPPPAFQKVAAGRYWRSRVRIQRPDDVFEVCPTILTEDSMQAQHLAATLALYNLVKGQSVHQLLPPTYRDVWLEWRDSEQQKEEASRTAANKPRDQFISRLLTRLKQQQNQSCPQGSPSRGQLGGSRSGDEEPEESWENLAALDIQEEGEEEGKTGKRGGKKEGAGLFEASRQLFKKLKKSPLAQKLQAEREQLPVFQNRHRILEALQRHSVVVVAGETGSGKSTQIPQFLLEELLTGGREAQPCNIVVTQPRRISAMSLACRVSQELGCDDGPGSKSSLCGYQIRMENLSGDWTRLLYCTTGVLLRKLQHDRHLSSLTHIIVDEVHERSVQSDFLLTILKDVVMRRSDLRLILMSATVDCHKFSNYFNRCPVITIPGRTFPVEVSHLEDIVEETGYVLEKDSEYSQKILEEEEEITVSVTQKGGKTLQHQEVIIRDPGSGWELGPDLDHFSNRTRQVLQFMNPNKINMDLLVELIAYIEKSPQFAEVDGAVLVFLPGLAHIQQLYDLLCSDKRFRDKNRFRIVALHSTLSSKDQAAAFTVPPAGVRKIVLSTNIAETGVTIPDVVFVIDTGKTKENKYHESSQMSSLVETFVSKASALQRQGRAGRVRNGFCFRLYPKFRFDAFMDYSIPEILRVPLEELCLHIMKCQYGSPEDFLSRALDPPQPQSVSNAVNLLRKIGACHPSEHILTPLGHHLASLPVNVKIGKMLIYGAILGCLEPIATIAAAITEKSPFSTPMNRKEEANLAKAALSLANSDHLTIYGAYLGWKKAQAEGQRADLSYCRKHFLNRTALITIEDVKRELIKMMEQVGFWSCRSSSGVKSQPASLSKQQIAVLKAVLTAGLYDSVGRILCTPSVDVLERVVCVAETPQGRAQVHPSSVNRNLQTHGWLLYQEKVKYAKIYLRDTTLIPPFPMLLFGGDIDVQHRERLITLDGWIHFQAPVRIGVIFKHLRKLMDSLLEKKLENPKMNLEGERTIQMILELVTSEHAA, via the exons AtgggaggaaagaagaaaaaatcgGCGGCAGCGCAAGCTGGGACTTCTGGGGCTCCGTCAGCAGCAACGGGCAGTTCTGGAGTCGTTGTATCGGAGGAGGCGAATAAACAGCTAAACAGCAACAAATTCACGAAACCAGCGAAAGAGAACAAATCAAAAG ctcCAAAGACCTACAGTCTTAGCAACACTGCTCAGATTGACACTGGAGGAAATGTGGACAAGTCAATCCTTAAA GTTAACATTCAAGCTGAACTTGAAAAGAAAATCATCAAGCTCATCAATGACTTCAGAGAGGAAAATGGGGACAAAGGGCCCATCTCGGGTAGACTTACAAGCAAAAAGTTGCTG GACTTGTACACAGCCCTGGAGAAATTCAAATTTAAGAGGGAGCACATTGAGGAAGCGATGAAAAGCAGCGTGCTGTATGGAGGAGATCTCCACTCTGCTCTCGACTGGCTTTGCCTCAATCTAAAAGATG ATGAGCTGCCGGAAGGTTTTAGCCAACAGATGCAGGAAGAAAGCCAGAAGAGCAGGCCCAGATTCCAGCTGCCTGTGCAACAGAAACTCACAGATCTAAAACCCAAAGCAACCACTCAGACCACCAAG GTCGCAGAAAAGGATGAAGCTGCCAGCATGAAGGACTGGATCTTAAGGTATGCTGAGCaaagcagcgaggaggaggaggaagaggaaggagaaaagaggacaCTGAATCCTGAACTGGAAGAAAAGTTTGATCCA AATGACAGGTATTTGATCCTCACTGCTCAACTCTATGATGCAAAAGAAATGGCAGCTGCTGCCAAGACAAAGGGGGACAGGGCAGCCCAGAGGATGGCACAGGACAGGATCCGCATCATACAGCAAG AAATGAAGCCACTGGAGGCCCACCCCATGTTTAATCCAGCTATAAAAGTGTCAGACATCCcccaaaaggaaaagaaagtagTACCTGTGAGCGAGGACAAAGAGGACCTCAGCTTTAAGCTGTTTGAACAAGCAGAGAAGGAAACTCCTGCAGAAAAAG CTGTGAAAAAGCACGAGCCAAAGGACATTCGCAATTTTGACTACACAGCACGCAGCTGGACGGGAAAGTCCCCCAAACAGTTCCTCATTGACTGGGTCAGAAAGAATCTGCCCAAGAGTCCCCCACCTGCTTTCCAGAAAGTTGCCGCTGGTAGATATTGGAGAAGCAG AGTGCGCATTCAGAGACCAGATGATGTTTTTGAGGTTTGCCCAACAATCCTGACTGAGGACAGCATGCAGGCCCAGCATCTGGCGGCCACGCTGGCCCTCTACAACCTGGTTAAAGGCCAG TCGGTGCACCAGCTTCTGCCTCCAACCTACAGAGATGTGTGGCTGGAGTGGAGAGACAGTgagcagcagaaagaggaagcgAGCCGCACGGCCGCCAATAAACCTCGGGACCAGTTCATCTCCCGGCTTCTGACCAGACTTAAGCAGCAACAGAACCAGAGCTGCCCGCAGGGATCCCCGTCCCGAGGCCAGCtgggagggagcaggagcggcgacGAGGAGCCCGAAGAATCCTGGGAGAATTTGGCTGCACTCGATATccaggaagagggggaagaagagggtAAAACTGGGAAAAGAGGGGGGAAGAAAGAAGGAGCAGGGTTGTTTGAAGCATCcagacagctttttaaaaagctaaagaagTCCCCACTTGCTCAGAAACTGCAG GCCGAAcgagagcagcttcctgtcttcCAAAATCGACATCGCATCTTGGAAGCCCTGCAGCGCCACTCTGTGGTGGTAGTGGCTGGGGAGACGGGCAGCGGGAAAAGTACGCAGATTCCGCAGTTTCTTCTGGAGGAGCTCCTGACAGGAGGCCGTGAGGCACAGCCCTGCAACATCGTGGTGACTCAACCCCGCAGGATTTCTGCCATGAGCCTCGCCTGCAGAGTCAGCCAGGAGCTCGGCTGCGACGACGGCccagggtcaaag TCATCGCTGTGTGGATACCAGATCCGGATGGAGAACCTGTCTGGAGACTGGACTCGCCTCCTTTACTGCACCACCGGAGTTCTGCTTAGGAAACTACAGCACGACAGACACCTCAGCTCTCTGACTCACATCATCGTAGATGAG GTTCACGAGCGCAGTGTCCAGTCCGACTTCCTGTTAACCATCCTAAAAGACGTTGTGATGAGGCGATCAGACCTACGGCTCATCCTCATGAGCGCCACAGTGGACTGCCACAAATTCTCCAACTACTTCAACCGCTGCCCAGTGATCACAATCCCCGGTCGGACCTTTCCTGTAGAG GTGTCCCATTTGGAAGACATTGTAGAAGAGACAGGGTATGTCCTGGAGAAGGACTCAGAGTACAGCCAGAAAATTCtcgaagaagaagaggaaattactgtctctgtgacacaAAAAGGTGGAAAGACATTACAGCACCAG GAGGTGATTATAAGAGACCCCGGCTCGGGCTGGGAACTTGGTCCTGATCTTGATCACTTCAGTAACAGAACCCGGCAGGTGCTGCAGTTCATGAACCCGAACAAGATCAACATGGACTTGCTAGTTGAGCTCATCGCTTACATAG aGAAATCTCCACAGTTTGCAGAAGTGGATGGTGCTGTTCTGGTGTTCCTTCCAGGCCTGGCACACATTCAACAGCTCTATGATCTGCTTTGTTCAGACAAGAGGTTCAGAGACAAaaacag GTTCAGGATTGTTGCCCTGCACTCCACTCTTTCCTCAAAGGACCAGGCTGCTGCCTTTACAGTGCCTCCTGCTGGCGTCAGAAAG ATTGTCTTGTCCACAAACATTGCTGAAACGGGGGTGACGATTCCAGATGTGGTGTTTGTCATCGACACGGGAAAGACTAAAGAAAACAA ATATCACGAGAGCAGCCAGATGAGCTCTCTGGTGGAGACCTTTGTTTCTAAAGCCAGCGCTCTCCAAAGGCAGGGAAGAGCAGGACGTGTCAGAAATGGCTTCTGTTTCAGACTTTACCCTAAGTTCAG GTTTGATGCTTTTATGGATTACTCCATCCCGGAGATTCTTCGGGTCCCCCTGGAGGAGCTTTGCCTTCATATCATG AAATGTCAGTACGGCTCTCCAGAGGACTTTCTGAGCCGGGCCCTGGATCCTcctcagcctcagtctgtcagTAACGCTGTCAATCTGCTGAGGAAGATCGGTGCATGTCATCCCAGCGAGCACATCCTCACCCCTCTGGGGCACCACCTGGCCAGTCTGCCCGTCAATGTGAAGATCGGCAAGATGCTCATCTATGGAGCCATCCTGGGCTGCCTGGAGCCAATA GCAACCATTGCAGCAGCCATCACAGAGAAGTCTCCCTTCTCTACACCGAtgaacaggaaggaggaggcaaACCTGGCCAAAGCCGCACTGTCATTGGCCAACTCGGATCACCTGACCATATACGGCGCATACCTGGG GTGGAAGAAGGCCCAGGCTGAAGGACAGAGAGCAGATCTGTCCTACTGCAGGAAACACTTCCTCAATCGAACAGCTCTGATTACGATCGAG GATGTGAAGCGAGAGCTGATCAAGATGATGGAACAAGTCGGTTTCTGGTCTTGCCGCTCCTCCTCCGGCGTGAAGTCCCAGCCGGCGTCGCTGTCCAAGCAGCAGATCGCCGTCCTGAAAGCGGTGCTGACCGCGGGGCTCTACGACAGCGTGGGCCGGATCCTCTGCACCCCCTCTGTGGACGTGCTGGAGCGTGTGGTCTGCGTGGCGGAGACGCCGCAGGGCAGAGCTCAGGTCCACCCATCATCCGTCAACCGCAACTTGCAGACGCACGGCTGGCTGCTGTATCAGGAGAAG GTGAAATACGCTAAAATCTACCTGCGAGACACCACTCTGATACCGCCGTTCCCCATGCTGCTGTTTGGAGGCGACATCGATGTCcagcacagagagagactcatcACCCTTGACGGCTGGATCCActtccag GCTCCTGTTCGGATTGGAGTCATCTTCAAGCACTTACGCAAACTAATGGACTcgctgctggagaagaagctggagaaccCAAAGATGAATCTGGAAG gtgagagaACCATCCAGATGATCCTCGAGCTGGTTACATCAGAGCACGCCGCGTGA
- the pstpip2 gene encoding proline-serine-threonine phosphatase-interacting protein 2 isoform X4, with amino-acid sequence MRNLHFKDFFWNVELISTGGYDTIIHYLNDGKRTCKEIEEFIKARASIEEKYAKDLLSLSKKVCGHAEMNALKKSLDVFKLRKSQIFFVPLLCNRSCCCCPPHRRVSLTLVETEHVSLAHLQLAQSMRGEVKKLEEFREKQKEMKKKMEQNMDAFHKLKSSQFKKTMEAKKMYEHKCRDKEEADQNVNRNANTSNSKQIDKVFENLAKERIVFLRNAVWTHLNQLSQQCVTNDELYEEVRKSLECCDVQRDIEHFINLRKTGEKPPAPVLYESFYTTQRSPTPQPPQPSRRTLALPNQRNSPEEPVYSSVPDDGYSVIQF; translated from the exons ATGAGAAACCTGCATTTCAAAGATTTCTTCTGG AACGTTGAACTGATCTCAACTGGGGGATATGACACCATCATCCACTATTTAAATGACGGGAAGAGGACATGTAAGGAAATCGAAGAGTTTATAAAAGCCAG GGCTTCCATTGAAGAGAAATACGCCAAAGacctcctcagtttgtccaagAAGGTGTGTGGACATGCTGAGATGAA TGCTTTAAAAAAGTCCCTGGACGTGTTCAAGTTGCGTAAGTCCCAGATATTTTTTGTACCTTTGCTTTGCAACCgttcttgttgctgttgtccacCTCATCGTCGAGTGTCTTTGACCCTGGTAGAGACCGAGCACGTGAGTCTGGCACACTTACAACTGGCGCAAAGCATGAGAGGGGAGGTGAAGAAACTGGAGGAATTCAGAGAAAagcaaaaggaaatgaagaagaag ATGGAGCAAAACATGGACGCGTTCCACAAACTGAAGTCCTCCCAGTTCAAGAAGACAATGGAG GCGAAGAAGATGTACGAGCACAAGTGCCGAGATAAAGAAGAGGCGGATCAGAACGTGAACCGGAACGCCAACACCAGCAACAGCAAACAGATAGACAAG GTGTTTGAAAACTTGGCGAAGGAGCGCATCGTCTTCCTGAGGAACGCCGTGTGGACACACCTCAACCAGCTCTCCCAGCAGTGTGTGACCAACGACGAG CTATACGAGGAGGTGAGGAAGTCGCTGGAGTGCTGCGACGTCCAGAGAGACATCGAACACTTCATAAATCTCAGAAAAACCGGCGAAAAACCGCCAG CTCCGGTGCTCTATGAGAGCTTCTACACCACTCAGAGGTCACCAACTCCGCAGCCTCCACAGCCCAGCAG GAGGACTTTGGCGTTACCAAATCAAAGAAACAGCCCTG AGGAACCCGTCTACTCCTCGGTGCCTGACGACGGATACAGCGTCATCCAGTTCTGA
- the pstpip2 gene encoding proline-serine-threonine phosphatase-interacting protein 2 isoform X2, which yields MRNLHFKDFFWNVELISTGGYDTIIHYLNDGKRTCKEIEEFIKARASIEEKYAKDLLSLSKKVCGHAEMNCPPHRRVSLTLVETEHVSLAHLQLAQSMRGEVKKLEEFREKQKEMKKKMEQNMDAFHKLKSSQFKKTMEAKKMYEHKCRDKEEADQNVNRNANTSNSKQIDKLCTKALQATQNAEEADRSYQQNINTLAKAREDWIREHVSSCEVFENLAKERIVFLRNAVWTHLNQLSQQCVTNDELYEEVRKSLECCDVQRDIEHFINLRKTGEKPPAPVLYESFYTTQRSPTPQPPQPSRRTLALPNQRNSPEEPVYSSVPDDGYSVIQF from the exons ATGAGAAACCTGCATTTCAAAGATTTCTTCTGG AACGTTGAACTGATCTCAACTGGGGGATATGACACCATCATCCACTATTTAAATGACGGGAAGAGGACATGTAAGGAAATCGAAGAGTTTATAAAAGCCAG GGCTTCCATTGAAGAGAAATACGCCAAAGacctcctcagtttgtccaagAAGGTGTGTGGACATGCTGAGATGAA ttgtccacCTCATCGTCGAGTGTCTTTGACCCTGGTAGAGACCGAGCACGTGAGTCTGGCACACTTACAACTGGCGCAAAGCATGAGAGGGGAGGTGAAGAAACTGGAGGAATTCAGAGAAAagcaaaaggaaatgaagaagaag ATGGAGCAAAACATGGACGCGTTCCACAAACTGAAGTCCTCCCAGTTCAAGAAGACAATGGAG GCGAAGAAGATGTACGAGCACAAGTGCCGAGATAAAGAAGAGGCGGATCAGAACGTGAACCGGAACGCCAACACCAGCAACAGCAAACAGATAGACAAG TTGTGCACCAAGGCTCTACAGGCGACGCAGAACGCGGAGGAAGCAG ACAGATCGTACCAGCAGAACATTAACACTCTGGCCaaagctcgagaggactggaTCAGAGAACATGTGAGCTCATGTGAG GTGTTTGAAAACTTGGCGAAGGAGCGCATCGTCTTCCTGAGGAACGCCGTGTGGACACACCTCAACCAGCTCTCCCAGCAGTGTGTGACCAACGACGAG CTATACGAGGAGGTGAGGAAGTCGCTGGAGTGCTGCGACGTCCAGAGAGACATCGAACACTTCATAAATCTCAGAAAAACCGGCGAAAAACCGCCAG CTCCGGTGCTCTATGAGAGCTTCTACACCACTCAGAGGTCACCAACTCCGCAGCCTCCACAGCCCAGCAG GAGGACTTTGGCGTTACCAAATCAAAGAAACAGCCCTG AGGAACCCGTCTACTCCTCGGTGCCTGACGACGGATACAGCGTCATCCAGTTCTGA
- the pstpip2 gene encoding proline-serine-threonine phosphatase-interacting protein 2 isoform X3, whose product MRNLHFKDFFWNVELISTGGYDTIIHYLNDGKRTCKEIEEFIKARASIEEKYAKDLLSLSKKVCGHAEMNALKKSLDVFKLQTEHVSLAHLQLAQSMRGEVKKLEEFREKQKEMKKKMEQNMDAFHKLKSSQFKKTMEAKKMYEHKCRDKEEADQNVNRNANTSNSKQIDKLCTKALQATQNAEEADRSYQQNINTLAKAREDWIREHVSSCEVFENLAKERIVFLRNAVWTHLNQLSQQCVTNDELYEEVRKSLECCDVQRDIEHFINLRKTGEKPPAPVLYESFYTTQRSPTPQPPQPSRRTLALPNQRNSPEEPVYSSVPDDGYSVIQF is encoded by the exons ATGAGAAACCTGCATTTCAAAGATTTCTTCTGG AACGTTGAACTGATCTCAACTGGGGGATATGACACCATCATCCACTATTTAAATGACGGGAAGAGGACATGTAAGGAAATCGAAGAGTTTATAAAAGCCAG GGCTTCCATTGAAGAGAAATACGCCAAAGacctcctcagtttgtccaagAAGGTGTGTGGACATGCTGAGATGAA TGCTTTAAAAAAGTCCCTGGACGTGTTCAAGTTGC AGACCGAGCACGTGAGTCTGGCACACTTACAACTGGCGCAAAGCATGAGAGGGGAGGTGAAGAAACTGGAGGAATTCAGAGAAAagcaaaaggaaatgaagaagaag ATGGAGCAAAACATGGACGCGTTCCACAAACTGAAGTCCTCCCAGTTCAAGAAGACAATGGAG GCGAAGAAGATGTACGAGCACAAGTGCCGAGATAAAGAAGAGGCGGATCAGAACGTGAACCGGAACGCCAACACCAGCAACAGCAAACAGATAGACAAG TTGTGCACCAAGGCTCTACAGGCGACGCAGAACGCGGAGGAAGCAG ACAGATCGTACCAGCAGAACATTAACACTCTGGCCaaagctcgagaggactggaTCAGAGAACATGTGAGCTCATGTGAG GTGTTTGAAAACTTGGCGAAGGAGCGCATCGTCTTCCTGAGGAACGCCGTGTGGACACACCTCAACCAGCTCTCCCAGCAGTGTGTGACCAACGACGAG CTATACGAGGAGGTGAGGAAGTCGCTGGAGTGCTGCGACGTCCAGAGAGACATCGAACACTTCATAAATCTCAGAAAAACCGGCGAAAAACCGCCAG CTCCGGTGCTCTATGAGAGCTTCTACACCACTCAGAGGTCACCAACTCCGCAGCCTCCACAGCCCAGCAG GAGGACTTTGGCGTTACCAAATCAAAGAAACAGCCCTG AGGAACCCGTCTACTCCTCGGTGCCTGACGACGGATACAGCGTCATCCAGTTCTGA
- the pstpip2 gene encoding proline-serine-threonine phosphatase-interacting protein 2 isoform X1, giving the protein MRNLHFKDFFWNVELISTGGYDTIIHYLNDGKRTCKEIEEFIKARASIEEKYAKDLLSLSKKVCGHAEMNALKKSLDVFKLRKSQIFFVPLLCNRSCCCCPPHRRVSLTLVETEHVSLAHLQLAQSMRGEVKKLEEFREKQKEMKKKMEQNMDAFHKLKSSQFKKTMEAKKMYEHKCRDKEEADQNVNRNANTSNSKQIDKLCTKALQATQNAEEADRSYQQNINTLAKAREDWIREHVSSCEVFENLAKERIVFLRNAVWTHLNQLSQQCVTNDELYEEVRKSLECCDVQRDIEHFINLRKTGEKPPAPVLYESFYTTQRSPTPQPPQPSRRTLALPNQRNSPEEPVYSSVPDDGYSVIQF; this is encoded by the exons ATGAGAAACCTGCATTTCAAAGATTTCTTCTGG AACGTTGAACTGATCTCAACTGGGGGATATGACACCATCATCCACTATTTAAATGACGGGAAGAGGACATGTAAGGAAATCGAAGAGTTTATAAAAGCCAG GGCTTCCATTGAAGAGAAATACGCCAAAGacctcctcagtttgtccaagAAGGTGTGTGGACATGCTGAGATGAA TGCTTTAAAAAAGTCCCTGGACGTGTTCAAGTTGCGTAAGTCCCAGATATTTTTTGTACCTTTGCTTTGCAACCgttcttgttgctgttgtccacCTCATCGTCGAGTGTCTTTGACCCTGGTAGAGACCGAGCACGTGAGTCTGGCACACTTACAACTGGCGCAAAGCATGAGAGGGGAGGTGAAGAAACTGGAGGAATTCAGAGAAAagcaaaaggaaatgaagaagaag ATGGAGCAAAACATGGACGCGTTCCACAAACTGAAGTCCTCCCAGTTCAAGAAGACAATGGAG GCGAAGAAGATGTACGAGCACAAGTGCCGAGATAAAGAAGAGGCGGATCAGAACGTGAACCGGAACGCCAACACCAGCAACAGCAAACAGATAGACAAG TTGTGCACCAAGGCTCTACAGGCGACGCAGAACGCGGAGGAAGCAG ACAGATCGTACCAGCAGAACATTAACACTCTGGCCaaagctcgagaggactggaTCAGAGAACATGTGAGCTCATGTGAG GTGTTTGAAAACTTGGCGAAGGAGCGCATCGTCTTCCTGAGGAACGCCGTGTGGACACACCTCAACCAGCTCTCCCAGCAGTGTGTGACCAACGACGAG CTATACGAGGAGGTGAGGAAGTCGCTGGAGTGCTGCGACGTCCAGAGAGACATCGAACACTTCATAAATCTCAGAAAAACCGGCGAAAAACCGCCAG CTCCGGTGCTCTATGAGAGCTTCTACACCACTCAGAGGTCACCAACTCCGCAGCCTCCACAGCCCAGCAG GAGGACTTTGGCGTTACCAAATCAAAGAAACAGCCCTG AGGAACCCGTCTACTCCTCGGTGCCTGACGACGGATACAGCGTCATCCAGTTCTGA